Proteins from a genomic interval of Sporolactobacillus sp. Y61:
- a CDS encoding pro-sigmaK processing inhibitor BofA family protein, with translation MQQFLLIAGCAVVLFLLMLVLSGSLRPLRWLGKLAVRLTVGVFMLFLLNVIGESFNLHIPINLATASISGILGLPGVAALVFIKLSG, from the coding sequence ATGCAACAGTTTTTACTTATTGCCGGTTGTGCTGTTGTTCTTTTTTTGCTGATGCTTGTCCTGTCGGGATCCTTACGTCCGTTAAGATGGCTGGGAAAACTGGCTGTCAGACTGACAGTAGGGGTATTTATGCTTTTTCTTCTCAACGTGATCGGAGAATCCTTTAATCTGCATATACCTATTAATCTTGCTACAGCGTCGATAAGCGGGATTCTTGGACTGCCTGGCGTAGCCGCACTGGTCTTCATTAAATTATCCGGCTGA
- a CDS encoding YaaL family protein, which translates to MFGKKKGLLRKQMTDALIDALYRCKDDWMNKKRVIESSIDPSDEVLYQLKLSEVRYLFLLKEVREQHVRINNR; encoded by the coding sequence ATGTTTGGAAAGAAGAAAGGGCTGCTTCGAAAACAAATGACCGACGCCCTGATTGATGCCCTGTATCGATGCAAAGATGACTGGATGAATAAGAAGCGGGTGATTGAATCCAGTATAGATCCTTCTGATGAAGTACTGTATCAGCTTAAACTGTCAGAAGTCAGATACCTGTTTCTGTTAAAAGAAGTACGTGAACAGCATGTGCGGATAAACAACCGGTAA
- a CDS encoding YbaB/EbfC family nucleoid-associated protein: protein MRGNMNNMMRQVQKMQKQMAEAQEKLKDEIVEGTAGGGVVTVKANGHKQVVDVAIQPEAVDPDDVDMLQDLVLAAVNDALTKADELTAQRLGKFTKGMNLPGF, encoded by the coding sequence ATGCGTGGAAATATGAACAATATGATGCGTCAGGTACAGAAAATGCAGAAACAGATGGCCGAAGCGCAGGAAAAACTGAAAGACGAAATAGTAGAGGGTACGGCGGGTGGCGGTGTCGTGACAGTCAAGGCCAACGGTCATAAACAGGTTGTCGATGTGGCAATCCAGCCGGAAGCAGTGGATCCGGATGACGTAGATATGCTGCAGGACCTGGTTCTGGCCGCAGTTAATGATGCACTGACAAAAGCGGATGAACTGACCGCTCAGCGCCTTGGAAAATTTACAAAAGGGATGAATTTACCGGGTTTCTGA
- the dnaX gene encoding DNA polymerase III subunit gamma/tau, whose product MAYQALYRVYRPQTFHDIAGQQHITQTLQHALVKQQFSHAYLFTGPRGTGKTSAAKILAKAINCEHAPVADPCNECAACRGITEGRISDVIEIDAASNNGVDEIREIRDKVKYAPSEVRYKVYIIDEVHMLSTGAFNALLKTLEEPPEHVVFILATTEPQKIPLTIISRCQQFDFRRIPSAAIAERLEFVAHDQHIEAEDAALQLIAKASEGGMRDALSVLDQTAAYSDGKITVQDVLDVTGLVSDQLICELVEALDQQDAARAISKTGALLDQGKDPLRLIEQLLLYYRDLLLYQTSPSLEDILSRPRVDDAFRKQADQIPASRLYTMIDQLNKAFLEMKRTNHPRIFLEMAIVKLCRAPADQATGPAPDLVPLEKRVTAIEKKMDSLASSPTGTAHAAPAGSRRRISSHGNLKLPVTQLNHVLDTATREDLMELRSAWGEVMAKVRAENVAAHAWLLESRPVASSPEGFILSFKYDFHCQMVMDKKSHIPELVQSALQQVIHKQKTMYPVPEEIWKKLKAEYIQRSKEQGEDNGQKPAEDPMIEEAKKIAGPDLLDIRD is encoded by the coding sequence TTGGCTTATCAGGCTCTTTACAGAGTATACCGGCCCCAGACTTTTCATGATATAGCCGGACAGCAGCATATCACACAGACACTGCAGCACGCCCTGGTCAAACAGCAGTTTTCACATGCCTATTTATTTACCGGGCCACGCGGGACCGGGAAAACCAGTGCTGCAAAGATTCTTGCCAAGGCCATCAACTGTGAGCATGCGCCGGTCGCTGATCCCTGTAATGAATGTGCAGCCTGCCGCGGCATCACGGAGGGCCGTATTTCTGATGTCATCGAAATTGATGCCGCATCAAATAATGGGGTCGATGAAATCCGTGAGATTCGTGACAAGGTTAAATATGCACCAAGTGAAGTGCGTTATAAAGTCTATATTATTGATGAAGTGCACATGCTGTCGACAGGGGCGTTTAATGCACTGCTGAAAACACTGGAGGAGCCCCCGGAACATGTGGTGTTTATATTGGCGACGACGGAGCCGCAGAAAATACCGCTGACGATCATCTCGCGCTGTCAGCAGTTTGATTTTCGCAGAATTCCCTCGGCGGCGATTGCCGAACGTCTGGAGTTCGTTGCACATGACCAGCATATCGAAGCGGAAGACGCGGCATTACAACTGATTGCCAAAGCAAGCGAAGGCGGTATGCGTGATGCGCTGAGTGTTCTGGATCAGACAGCAGCCTACAGTGATGGGAAAATTACTGTTCAGGATGTGCTTGATGTTACGGGATTGGTATCCGACCAGCTAATCTGCGAACTGGTCGAAGCGCTTGACCAGCAAGATGCGGCTCGGGCAATCAGCAAGACAGGTGCCCTGCTTGATCAGGGCAAGGATCCGCTCAGACTGATTGAACAGCTGCTTCTCTATTACCGGGATCTTTTGCTGTATCAGACCTCGCCAAGTCTGGAAGATATACTTAGCCGGCCGCGGGTAGACGACGCCTTCCGGAAACAGGCGGATCAAATACCTGCCAGTCGGCTCTACACGATGATTGATCAACTGAACAAGGCTTTTCTGGAAATGAAGCGGACCAACCACCCGAGGATTTTCCTCGAAATGGCCATTGTTAAACTGTGCCGGGCGCCGGCAGATCAGGCGACCGGACCTGCGCCCGACCTTGTTCCTCTGGAGAAAAGAGTGACGGCGATTGAAAAGAAAATGGACAGTCTGGCTTCATCGCCGACCGGTACAGCACATGCCGCACCGGCCGGATCACGCAGGCGGATATCGTCGCACGGCAATCTGAAACTTCCAGTGACGCAGTTGAATCATGTACTTGATACGGCAACCAGAGAGGATCTCATGGAGCTCCGGTCGGCGTGGGGAGAAGTGATGGCGAAAGTCCGTGCCGAAAATGTGGCGGCACATGCCTGGCTGCTTGAGAGTCGGCCCGTCGCCAGTTCTCCGGAGGGCTTCATCCTGTCTTTCAAATATGATTTTCACTGTCAGATGGTCATGGATAAAAAGAGTCATATACCTGAACTGGTGCAGTCGGCCCTGCAGCAAGTTATCCATAAGCAGAAAACCATGTACCCGGTTCCGGAAGAAATATGGAAAAAGCTGAAAGCAGAATATATTCAGCGGTCGAAGGAGCAGGGAGAAGACAACGGCCAGAAACCTGCAGAAGACCCAATGATTGAGGAAGCAAAAAAAATAGCAGGTCCCGATCTTCTGGATATACGGGACTAA